A window of Variovorax sp. PBL-E5 contains these coding sequences:
- a CDS encoding AAA family ATPase: protein MSVPIPQVGGNLVSTSTQIRPRQTINMQKIAALATRAGSMVEQIRGMLLAPEARKIPPVYSTAQLAALCGVDKAHVAYRITKDDLPPGRLTPSGGKRTFGLNELRRWTKTYRGEKMRPAGRKAITIAVGNFKGGVAKTTTAMVLAQGLSLRGHRVLAIDTDPQGSLTTLHGLLPEAEVTEDMTIGPLCDGTENDIRYAIRSTYWDGIDLVAAAPFLFSAEFALPARQMQQPGAKFWDVLNEGLESVRDLYDVIVIDTPPSLSYVTINALWAANGIVVPVPPSGLDFASSAQFWSLLADLGGNLDGQSKDREGKAFDFLHVLLSRVDAADPAMPAVRQWIQATYGEYTLPVEIPKTSVTSNKAAEFATVYDVQKYEGAAKTYKRAVDAYDSFVELVEQSVVGAWAVQGRTPQ, encoded by the coding sequence ATGTCAGTTCCCATCCCGCAGGTCGGTGGAAACCTGGTTTCCACGAGCACTCAGATCCGACCGCGCCAGACGATCAACATGCAGAAGATCGCGGCGTTGGCGACACGCGCAGGATCGATGGTCGAGCAGATCCGTGGCATGCTGCTCGCCCCTGAGGCACGCAAGATTCCACCCGTCTATTCGACGGCGCAGCTGGCCGCGCTGTGCGGAGTCGACAAGGCACATGTGGCGTATCGCATCACCAAGGACGATCTTCCCCCCGGGCGCCTGACCCCCTCGGGCGGCAAGCGAACTTTTGGACTGAACGAATTGCGCCGGTGGACGAAGACATACCGGGGCGAGAAGATGCGACCGGCCGGGAGGAAGGCGATCACCATTGCAGTCGGTAACTTCAAGGGTGGTGTGGCCAAGACCACCACCGCGATGGTGCTCGCCCAGGGCCTCAGTCTGCGCGGTCACCGGGTGTTGGCGATCGACACCGATCCGCAGGGCTCGTTGACCACACTTCACGGCTTGCTGCCCGAGGCCGAGGTGACGGAAGACATGACGATTGGGCCGCTCTGCGATGGCACGGAAAACGACATCCGGTATGCGATCCGATCGACCTACTGGGACGGGATTGACCTGGTGGCGGCGGCGCCCTTCCTGTTCTCCGCTGAGTTCGCCCTCCCCGCCCGCCAGATGCAGCAACCCGGAGCAAAATTCTGGGATGTCCTAAACGAAGGGCTGGAGTCTGTGCGCGACTTGTACGACGTGATCGTCATTGACACGCCCCCTTCCTTGTCCTACGTGACGATCAATGCCTTATGGGCCGCCAACGGCATCGTGGTGCCGGTTCCGCCATCCGGACTGGACTTCGCTTCGTCCGCGCAGTTCTGGTCGCTCTTAGCCGATTTGGGCGGCAATTTGGATGGCCAAAGCAAGGATCGCGAGGGCAAGGCTTTCGATTTCCTGCATGTCCTGCTCAGCCGCGTGGACGCCGCAGACCCAGCGATGCCGGCAGTTCGGCAGTGGATCCAGGCCACGTACGGTGAGTACACGCTGCCCGTGGAGATCCCGAAGACCAGCGTGACCAGCAACAAGGCGGCGGAATTTGCGACCGTCTACGACGTGCAGAAATACGAGGGCGCTGCCAAAACCTATAAGCGCGCCGTCGACGCCTACGATTCCTTTGTGGAACTCGTTGAGCAGTCCGTGGTCGGCGCGTGGGCAGTGCAGGGCAGGACTCCACAGTGA